In one window of Nicotiana tabacum cultivar K326 chromosome 12, ASM71507v2, whole genome shotgun sequence DNA:
- the LOC107766261 gene encoding GDSL esterase/lipase 6-like, which yields MERSVIQLIFFASLLVMSSTSLAVGFNVPAIFIFGDSIFDAGNNHYNNNCSAQADFPPYGSNFFHHPTGRFTNGRTVADFISEFIGIPLQKPFLEAQLELVNGSRKEYPSNGMNFASAGSGVLRATNQDLGVTPIQDQLQQFKTLVQQNRINKELIQESLFFFESGSNDIFSYFYPFGGPTLTPDAYVQSMLSEVTAFIDQISKLGARRIGLFSLGPVGCVPARTLLPGAPVNKCYGKMNRMVKNYNMGLENLGRSIPINYPGSFAVYGAVYKTVQIFRANPKRYGFSDVTNACCGDGTLGGLLQCGKEGYKLCVKPNEYLFWDYFHPSEHTYKLISKALWSGSHSRIRPVNLKTLANMTLIQH from the exons ATGGAGAGATCAGTAATACAATTAATTTTCTTTGCCTCTCTTTTGGTAATGAGTAGTACTTCTTTGGCTGTGGGATTCAATGTTCCTGCAATTTTCATATTTGGAGATTCCATATTTGATGCCGGTAACAATCACTACAACAACAACTGCTCAGCGCAAGCTGATTTTCCACCTTATGGTTCCAATTTCTTTCACCATCCAACTGGTAGATTTACTAATGGCCGCACTGTTGCCGACTTCATTT CTGAATTTATTGGGATACCTCTTCAAAAGCCATTCCTGGAAGCACAACTTGAGTTAGTAAATGGAAGTAGAAAAGAGTATCCATCAAATGGCATGAACTTTGCTAGTGCTGGTAGTGGAGTTTTACGAGCAACAAATCAAGATTTG GGAGTGACCCCAATTCAAGATcaacttcaacaattcaaaaccTTAGTCCAGCAAAACCGTATCAACAAGGAACTAATCCAAGAATCGCTCTTCTTCTTCGAGTCAGGCTCTAACGACATTTTCAGCTACTTCTATCCATTTGGTGGTCCAACTCTAACCCCAGATGCATACGTTCAGTCCATGTTATCTGAAGTTACAGCTTTTATTGATCAAATTTCCAAGCTCGGTGCTCGTCGAATCGGCTTGTTTTCGTTAGGCCCCGTTGGTTGTGTCCCCGCTAGGACCCTCTTGCCTGGTGCACCAGTTAACAAATGTTATGGAAAGATGAACAGAATGGTCAAGAATTATAATATGGGATTAGAGAATTTGGGAAGGAGTATACCAATCAATTATCCTGGTTCTTTTGCTGTTTATGGAGCCGTGTACAAGACTGTTCAGATTTTCAGAGCTAATCCTAAACGTTATG GGTTTTCTGATGTGACAAATGCATGTTGTGGCGATGGAACACTTGGAGGATTGCTGCAATGTGGTAAAGAAGGTTACAAGTTATGTGTTAAGCCCAATGAATACTTATTTTGGGATTACTTTCATCCATCAGAGCATACTTATAAACTCATCTCCAAGGCATTGTGGAGTGGAAGTCATTCTCGAATTCGACCTGTCAATCTCAAAACACTGGCCAACATGACCCTTATTCAGCACTAA